A genomic region of Psychrobacter sp. M13 contains the following coding sequences:
- a CDS encoding glycosyltransferase family 4 protein — protein sequence MKILMVLFYGLNKGAGVERVGSMIANGLLDAGHEVILASIGPCDTPFFPLNKDIKIIPLSDSEHANWNRIPNIVYETNIIYKIRKLLKTQSIDIVMAVDIKCIPYTLPATLGLTVKHIGWEHFNFDPNQAMSASSLFRHLAARYCDSVVVLTQRDKEYWLKHTRHQSQISAIANPCPFPVQEYIKENKKIVLAVGRLDRDKGFDLLLKAWLHIVTVMPEWRLKIVGEGEQRAELTQFIRANQITESVELVGATDDVSHYYKQAEIFCLPSRIEGFGMVLTEALAFGLPIVSFDCGPGPAEVLKDTGSILVPKNDISQLALALIHLMKDDEQRVRIGLKGKEKVEIYQPDTIIEEWLSLLKNLE from the coding sequence TTGAAGATTTTGATGGTATTATTTTATGGTCTCAACAAAGGTGCTGGCGTTGAGAGAGTAGGCTCTATGATTGCTAACGGTCTATTGGATGCAGGTCATGAGGTAATCTTAGCTAGCATCGGACCTTGTGATACCCCTTTTTTTCCACTTAATAAAGATATTAAAATAATTCCATTATCAGATTCTGAACATGCTAATTGGAATCGTATTCCTAATATCGTTTATGAAACTAATATTATTTATAAAATAAGAAAGCTGTTAAAAACGCAAAGTATCGACATAGTAATGGCAGTAGACATTAAGTGTATTCCTTATACTCTACCGGCAACTTTAGGCTTAACTGTAAAACATATAGGCTGGGAGCATTTTAACTTTGATCCTAATCAAGCGATGAGCGCAAGCTCTTTATTCAGACATTTAGCAGCACGATATTGCGACTCAGTCGTTGTTTTAACTCAAAGAGATAAAGAGTATTGGCTAAAACATACTCGTCACCAGTCACAAATCAGCGCTATAGCCAATCCTTGTCCGTTTCCAGTGCAAGAGTATATTAAGGAAAATAAAAAGATAGTATTAGCAGTTGGCCGTCTAGACAGAGATAAGGGCTTCGACTTGTTACTCAAAGCTTGGCTGCATATCGTCACAGTTATGCCAGAATGGCGATTGAAAATAGTAGGCGAGGGTGAGCAAAGAGCAGAGTTAACTCAGTTTATTAGAGCCAATCAAATAACCGAGAGTGTGGAACTGGTTGGTGCGACTGACGATGTGAGTCACTATTACAAACAGGCGGAGATATTTTGTTTGCCCTCTCGGATAGAAGGGTTCGGTATGGTTTTGACGGAGGCTTTAGCCTTTGGTCTTCCTATTGTTAGTTTTGATTGTGGACCTGGGCCTGCAGAAGTTCTAAAAGATACCGGCTCTATTCTAGTGCCTAAAAATGATATTAGCCAACTCGCCTTAGCGTTAATTCATCTGATGAAGGATGATGAGCAAAGAGTAAGGATTGGCTTAAAAGGTAAAGAAAAAGTCGAGATTTATCAACCCGATACTATCATAGAGGAGTGGTTGAGTTTACTTAAAAATCTTGAATAG
- the phoU gene encoding phosphate signaling complex protein PhoU encodes MPNTGKHLSKSFDNDLNEVVELFIQMGHLAAEQVAIATRALISADEPTAKKVIADDHIVNQLEIKIDELIILLVAKRQPAANDLRLIMALSKGIVDFERVGDEAEKIARMACRLIEDGASPRGYLEVQHLSNQVRLMLLDALDAFSRMDSQQAFSVLQNDESVNEEYHSATRSLMTYVMEDSRHVSKVINILWVLRALERVGDHAKNIAELVIFCTSGKDVRHTDFLRVEQIVQQTADANMNNR; translated from the coding sequence ATGCCGAACACAGGAAAGCATCTATCAAAGAGTTTTGATAATGATTTAAATGAAGTTGTTGAATTATTTATACAGATGGGACACTTGGCTGCAGAACAAGTCGCGATTGCGACACGCGCTTTGATAAGCGCAGATGAGCCGACCGCGAAAAAAGTAATCGCTGATGATCATATAGTCAATCAGTTAGAGATCAAAATCGATGAGCTTATTATTCTATTGGTTGCCAAGCGCCAGCCAGCCGCCAATGATTTACGATTAATCATGGCTCTTAGTAAAGGTATTGTCGACTTTGAGCGGGTGGGTGATGAAGCCGAAAAAATAGCACGCATGGCATGCCGATTAATTGAAGATGGCGCCTCTCCTAGAGGCTATTTAGAAGTTCAGCATTTATCCAATCAGGTACGCTTAATGCTGCTTGACGCACTTGATGCCTTCTCACGGATGGATTCTCAGCAGGCATTTTCGGTATTGCAAAACGATGAGTCAGTCAATGAAGAGTATCACTCTGCCACGCGATCTCTTATGACTTATGTCATGGAGGACAGCCGTCACGTGTCTAAAGTGATCAATATACTATGGGTATTACGCGCATTAGAGCGTGTTGGCGATCATGCCAAAAATATCGCTGAGCTAGTTATCTTCTGTACTAGTGGTAAAGATGTGCGTCATACGGATTTTTTGCGAGTAGAACAAATCGTCCAACAAACCGCCGATGCTAATATGAATAACCGATAG
- the pstB gene encoding phosphate ABC transporter ATP-binding protein PstB yields the protein MSDVLERKATKQSVAKQSITNRSSQHDLLNQPLGQLQQPDSEGLTKQTIADMPDNMPPSKITIRNLDFYYGDFKALKNININIPEKKVTAFIGPSGCGKSTLLRTLNRMYDLYPNMRSEGEITLDGNNILAKDLDVNLLRAQVGMVFQKPTPFPMSIYDNVAFGVRLYEKLSKAEMDERVEWALKKAALWLEVKDKLKASGLSLSGGQQQRLCIARAVATKPEVLLLDEPTSALDPISTGAIEDLITDLKNDYTIAIVTHNMQQAARISDYTAYMYLGDMVEMGETNQIFTSPAQKATEDYITGRYG from the coding sequence ATGTCTGATGTACTAGAAAGAAAAGCGACTAAGCAAAGCGTAGCTAAGCAAAGCATAACTAATAGAAGTAGCCAACATGATTTACTGAATCAGCCATTAGGTCAGCTACAGCAGCCCGATAGTGAGGGTTTAACCAAACAAACCATAGCGGATATGCCCGATAATATGCCGCCTAGCAAGATTACTATTAGGAATTTAGATTTCTACTACGGTGACTTTAAAGCCTTAAAAAACATTAATATTAATATTCCAGAAAAAAAAGTAACGGCTTTCATTGGCCCCTCAGGCTGCGGAAAATCTACATTGCTACGTACTTTAAACCGCATGTACGACTTATATCCTAATATGCGTAGCGAGGGTGAAATCACCCTCGATGGTAATAATATTCTAGCTAAAGATTTAGATGTCAACCTGCTACGGGCGCAAGTGGGTATGGTCTTTCAAAAACCTACGCCGTTTCCTATGTCTATTTATGACAATGTGGCATTTGGCGTCCGTCTGTATGAGAAGCTAAGCAAAGCTGAGATGGATGAGCGTGTCGAGTGGGCTCTCAAAAAGGCAGCATTATGGCTTGAGGTCAAAGACAAGCTCAAGGCCTCAGGATTGTCATTGTCAGGTGGTCAGCAACAACGCCTCTGCATCGCGCGTGCAGTGGCAACTAAGCCTGAAGTATTACTTTTAGATGAGCCAACCTCAGCGCTTGATCCTATATCCACTGGCGCTATTGAAGACTTGATTACCGACTTAAAAAACGACTATACCATTGCTATCGTGACTCATAACATGCAGCAGGCGGCACGCATCTCTGACTACACCGCCTACATGTATTTGGGGGATATGGTCGAGATGGGTGAGACCAATCAAATATTCACCAGCCCAGCACAAAAAGCCACTGAAGATTATATTACCGGTCGTTATGGCTAA
- the pstA gene encoding phosphate ABC transporter permease PstA: MNSAPTITPVSSIEKRYNQSLYNQRRLINRLGLGFATSAIIFGLFWLLWILVTLFVEGFQGLMQMPVFTADTPPPMGEGGLRNAIVGSVMLAFSGLAIGAPIGMMAGIYLAEFSQGSLLGKVTRFLNDILLSAPSIVIGLFIYALMVKGQSFSGWAGALALALIVIPVVVRTTENMLNLVPNTLREAAYALGTPKWKLVSTVTLKAAKAGLTTGVLLAFARITGETAPLLFTALNNQYFSTDMNGPLANLPNTIYQFAMSPYDNWHSLAWAAALLITGTVLLLNIMARFIGGKDHTR; this comes from the coding sequence ATGAATTCAGCACCTACTATTACTCCTGTATCCAGCATTGAAAAGCGCTACAACCAAAGCCTATATAATCAGCGTCGTCTCATAAATAGATTAGGGCTTGGGTTTGCTACATCCGCTATTATTTTTGGTTTATTTTGGCTACTTTGGATTTTGGTCACGCTGTTTGTTGAAGGCTTTCAAGGTCTAATGCAGATGCCCGTATTTACGGCAGATACACCGCCGCCTATGGGAGAAGGTGGTCTGCGTAATGCTATCGTGGGTTCGGTGATGTTGGCATTTTCGGGTTTAGCCATTGGTGCACCCATCGGCATGATGGCTGGTATTTATTTAGCTGAATTCTCACAGGGTAGCTTGCTTGGCAAGGTTACCCGATTTTTAAACGATATCTTACTGTCTGCTCCCTCGATCGTGATTGGTTTATTTATTTATGCATTAATGGTCAAAGGTCAAAGCTTTTCAGGGTGGGCAGGAGCATTGGCCTTGGCACTGATTGTGATTCCCGTTGTCGTACGTACGACAGAAAATATGCTAAATCTAGTGCCCAATACTTTACGTGAAGCCGCCTATGCATTGGGTACACCAAAATGGAAGCTAGTCAGTACGGTGACCCTAAAAGCGGCCAAGGCTGGCTTAACCACAGGGGTGCTATTAGCATTTGCACGTATTACTGGTGAGACCGCCCCTCTGTTATTTACCGCATTAAACAACCAGTACTTTAGTACTGATATGAACGGGCCACTGGCCAACTTGCCCAATACCATTTATCAGTTTGCAATGAGTCCTTATGATAATTGGCATTCGCTAGCTTGGGCGGCAGCGCTACTGATTACCGGTACAGTATTGCTATTAAATATTATGGCGCGGTTTATCGGTGGTAAGGATCATACGAGATAG
- the pstC gene encoding phosphate ABC transporter permease subunit PstC has translation MADLKSQLVKQKRYDAIFVNATKAFALLVLLSLGGITLSLLIGAWPSITEFGLGFYTSNNWDTVNDQYGALAPIYGTLVTSFIAICIAVPISFGIAIFLTELCPNFLKKPLGIAIELLAGIPSIIYGMWGLFVFAPFFGDHIQPWFIENIGPLPIIGQVFTGAPMGLGMFTASLVLAIMIIPFIAATMRDVFSVVPDLLKESAYGMGATTWEVMFKIILPYTKAGVVGGVILGLGRALGETMAVTFLIGNAFNISPSLFTSGVTITSALANEFAEASSELHLASLLHLGLILFVITFIVLSISKLLLMRIDQKAGN, from the coding sequence ATGGCAGATTTAAAATCTCAACTGGTAAAACAAAAGCGTTACGATGCTATTTTTGTCAACGCCACCAAAGCATTTGCGCTCTTAGTGCTATTGTCGCTTGGCGGTATCACGCTCTCATTGCTCATCGGGGCTTGGCCTAGTATCACTGAGTTTGGGCTAGGGTTTTATACCAGCAATAACTGGGATACGGTAAACGATCAATATGGGGCACTCGCCCCTATTTACGGGACGCTGGTCACCTCTTTTATCGCTATCTGTATTGCCGTTCCTATCAGCTTTGGCATTGCTATTTTCTTGACTGAATTATGTCCTAATTTCCTAAAAAAGCCGTTAGGAATCGCTATTGAGCTGCTGGCAGGTATTCCTTCTATTATCTACGGTATGTGGGGATTATTTGTGTTTGCACCGTTTTTTGGCGATCACATTCAGCCTTGGTTTATTGAAAACATTGGTCCCTTGCCTATCATTGGTCAAGTTTTTACCGGAGCGCCTATGGGGCTTGGTATGTTTACCGCCTCACTAGTGCTGGCTATTATGATTATTCCCTTTATTGCCGCCACTATGCGCGATGTTTTCTCTGTCGTTCCTGATTTATTAAAAGAATCCGCTTATGGCATGGGCGCTACCACTTGGGAGGTGATGTTCAAAATCATCCTGCCCTATACCAAAGCAGGTGTGGTTGGTGGAGTCATTTTAGGACTTGGTCGGGCGTTGGGTGAGACGATGGCGGTAACCTTTTTGATTGGTAATGCTTTTAATATTAGCCCCAGTTTATTCACATCAGGGGTGACTATTACTTCAGCTTTGGCTAATGAGTTTGCTGAGGCATCTAGTGAGTTGCATTTAGCCTCATTATTGCATTTAGGCCTCATTCTTTTTGTCATTACCTTTATCGTACTATCGATATCTAAGCTGCTGCTAATGCGTATTGACCAAAAAGCTGGCAACTAG
- the pstS gene encoding phosphate ABC transporter substrate-binding protein PstS, giving the protein MRYSFMAIAIASTFALTACNQATTSNETTDSVISTAADSVSMNITGAGASFPQPIYAKWSDAYNKATGGQVNYQSIGSSGGIKQIIAKTVDFGASDAPMTPDELNEAGLIQFPTVIGGVVPIVNIEGIGPGELKLDGAMLADIYLGKISNWNDPAIAAMNPDLTLPDAAITTVFRSDGSGTTFNFTDYLAKVSSTWKDTIGVDKTVKWPTSATGAGGKGNEGVSSYVNRMQNSIGYVEYAYAKQSGLAHVALKNAAGNVVQPSAESFAAAGDIDWSQHEGFYKVITNSETAQAWPIAAATFILVHKQPQDAKQVAGALSFFDWAYAQGDDDALNLDYVPFSDTAVALFKAKWNEVVDSEGKPVYLPADKPI; this is encoded by the coding sequence ATGCGTTATTCGTTCATGGCTATAGCCATCGCTAGTACCTTTGCCTTAACCGCTTGTAATCAAGCCACCACTAGTAATGAAACTACCGATTCTGTCATCTCAACAGCAGCTGACAGCGTCTCTATGAATATTACGGGTGCGGGCGCTTCTTTTCCACAGCCTATCTATGCCAAATGGTCAGACGCTTATAATAAAGCAACAGGCGGACAAGTAAATTATCAATCCATCGGCTCATCAGGTGGTATCAAACAAATTATTGCTAAAACAGTTGATTTTGGCGCCTCAGATGCACCAATGACTCCTGATGAGTTAAATGAGGCTGGTCTTATTCAGTTTCCAACGGTTATCGGCGGTGTGGTTCCTATTGTCAACATCGAAGGTATTGGACCTGGTGAACTGAAGCTAGATGGTGCAATGCTCGCTGATATCTACCTTGGCAAGATCAGCAACTGGAATGATCCTGCTATTGCTGCCATGAACCCTGACTTGACTCTTCCTGATGCGGCCATTACTACGGTATTCCGCTCAGATGGTTCTGGTACGACGTTTAACTTCACTGATTATTTAGCCAAAGTCTCAAGCACTTGGAAAGACACTATCGGTGTGGACAAAACCGTAAAATGGCCAACCTCAGCCACAGGCGCTGGCGGCAAAGGCAATGAGGGCGTCTCAAGCTACGTGAATCGTATGCAGAACTCTATCGGTTATGTCGAATACGCTTATGCTAAGCAAAGCGGCTTGGCACATGTTGCTCTCAAAAACGCTGCTGGCAATGTGGTACAACCCTCAGCTGAGAGCTTTGCCGCGGCTGGCGACATCGATTGGTCACAGCACGAAGGGTTTTATAAAGTTATTACTAACTCTGAAACCGCTCAAGCTTGGCCTATCGCTGCAGCTACTTTTATCTTAGTCCATAAGCAACCGCAAGATGCCAAGCAAGTCGCAGGCGCTCTAAGCTTCTTTGATTGGGCTTATGCTCAAGGTGATGATGATGCCCTAAACCTCGATTATGTGCCTTTTTCTGATACTGCCGTAGCGCTCTTCAAAGCAAAATGGAACGAAGTGGTCGATAGCGAAGGTAAGCCTGTTTATCTTCCAGCCGACAAGCCTATTTGA
- the phoB gene encoding phosphate regulon transcriptional regulator PhoB, protein MRNEQILIVEDELAIREMIVMTLEMAGFESLQAADIAEAHQQVVDHRPALILLDWMLPGDRSGIDFCRMLKSDEMLSEIPVIMLTAKSEEDSLINGLDAGADDYMTKPFSTRELISRIKAVLRRSHALSSDKSIEIGQLSLDPKSQRVTAQGNIIDMGPTEYRLLAFFMSHPERAYTRTQLLDQVWGGNVYIEDRTIDVHIRRLRKLLHPYDCDKLIQTVRGTGYRLSSHLE, encoded by the coding sequence ATGCGTAACGAGCAGATATTGATTGTCGAAGATGAGCTTGCCATTCGTGAAATGATTGTGATGACGCTAGAGATGGCTGGTTTTGAGAGTTTGCAGGCGGCTGATATTGCAGAGGCGCACCAACAAGTAGTGGATCATCGGCCTGCGCTGATATTGCTTGATTGGATGCTACCAGGGGATAGAAGTGGCATTGATTTTTGTCGCATGCTCAAAAGTGATGAGATGCTGTCTGAGATACCAGTCATTATGCTGACTGCCAAAAGCGAAGAGGATAGTCTCATCAATGGTCTTGATGCTGGGGCTGATGACTATATGACCAAGCCCTTTTCAACCCGTGAACTTATCTCACGCATCAAAGCAGTATTGCGTCGTAGTCATGCGCTCAGCAGTGATAAGTCTATCGAGATCGGTCAGCTAAGCTTAGATCCAAAAAGCCAGCGCGTCACCGCTCAAGGAAATATCATTGATATGGGTCCGACGGAATATCGATTGCTGGCATTTTTTATGAGTCATCCAGAGCGCGCTTATACGCGCACCCAACTGCTAGATCAAGTTTGGGGTGGCAACGTTTATATCGAAGATCGCACTATTGATGTACATATTCGACGCTTACGTAAATTACTACATCCTTACGACTGTGATAAGTTGATTCAAACCGTTCGTGGTACAGGTTATAGGCTGTCTAGTCATCTTGAATAG
- the phoR gene encoding phosphate regulon sensor histidine kinase PhoR: MTIDNSQPDSHQQDNQQKTSSKNTMDQLKKIGSALRALRDAVILLNDDDGLEWWNQAAADLLLLSTTDQGRSIFEFITAAEFREYYQDTQNHSSGIDMPSWRDPNRYLKCELTPFGNEKLLIIDDVTRLHHLEQMRQDFVANVSHELRTPLTVLMGYLENFSEQEDILPQWRRGFELMTQQTARMNRVVNDLLLLSRIEIEENQELDYIDMTKLLTHIYSDAQAYNHEYGHTIHLQIDTYDGLYGSEMYLNSALSNLVINAIKYTPKNGDIVINWTRTATGCRFSVTDNGIGITAQHIARLTERFYRVDSGRSRATGGTGLGLAIVKHVLNQYETTLQIESSEGVGSTFSALFPSAYVRVTPEC; encoded by the coding sequence ATGACGATAGACAATAGCCAACCAGACAGTCACCAACAAGACAACCAGCAAAAAACCTCCTCGAAAAATACAATGGATCAACTCAAAAAGATCGGAAGCGCGCTGCGAGCGTTAAGAGATGCTGTCATCTTACTCAACGATGATGATGGGCTAGAATGGTGGAATCAAGCGGCCGCAGACTTGTTGTTATTGAGCACAACTGATCAAGGCAGAAGTATTTTTGAGTTTATTACGGCCGCTGAGTTTCGAGAGTATTATCAAGATACGCAGAATCATAGCAGTGGTATTGATATGCCATCATGGCGAGACCCTAATCGCTATCTAAAGTGTGAGCTCACGCCGTTTGGCAATGAAAAGCTACTTATTATTGATGATGTGACTCGTTTGCACCACTTAGAACAAATGCGACAGGACTTTGTAGCCAATGTCTCACATGAGCTACGTACGCCACTGACTGTGCTGATGGGTTATCTAGAGAATTTCTCTGAGCAAGAGGATATATTACCGCAGTGGCGCCGCGGCTTTGAGCTGATGACTCAGCAGACGGCTCGTATGAATAGAGTGGTCAATGACTTATTACTGCTATCTCGTATTGAAATTGAAGAGAATCAGGAACTAGATTATATAGATATGACCAAGCTACTGACCCATATCTATAGCGACGCTCAGGCTTATAATCATGAGTATGGCCATACTATCCATTTGCAAATAGACACCTATGATGGTCTCTATGGCTCAGAGATGTATCTAAATAGTGCGCTGTCCAATTTGGTCATTAATGCTATTAAATATACTCCAAAAAATGGTGATATCGTTATCAATTGGACTAGGACTGCTACAGGGTGTCGATTTTCAGTGACTGATAATGGTATTGGTATTACGGCACAGCATATCGCGCGTTTGACTGAGCGTTTTTATCGTGTTGATAGTGGGCGCAGTCGTGCTACAGGCGGTACAGGCTTGGGACTGGCTATTGTAAAACATGTGCTAAATCAGTATGAGACGACTTTGCAGATTGAGTCGTCAGAAGGGGTAGGCTCGACCTTTAGTGCGCTGTTTCCAAGTGCGTATGTTCGAGTTACTCCTGAGTGCTGA
- a CDS encoding DNA-3-methyladenine glycosylase, which produces MVTSKTSINKAMVLEPEWFARPTCVVAADLIGKVLCRQLIDSDGVQKTLRMRISESEAYIGDADGSVQAHVAKKKEKSEIMYRKGGVFYVYLTYGVHSMLNLISGPVGSPESVLIRAGFLSDSSERLVEESSLSADQQLTHVKQFAGPGKLTKRLQIDSALYGKAIDPESEVWIEDDGCKPPVSVRPRIGIDYAGEAKDWLLRYIWTDHPSLSKK; this is translated from the coding sequence ATGGTAACCTCTAAAACCTCAATTAATAAGGCGATGGTACTAGAGCCTGAGTGGTTTGCGCGACCCACTTGTGTCGTAGCTGCCGACTTAATAGGTAAAGTACTATGCCGACAGCTAATCGATAGTGACGGTGTACAAAAAACGTTACGCATGCGGATATCTGAGAGCGAAGCTTATATAGGTGACGCTGACGGATCAGTACAAGCACATGTGGCAAAGAAAAAAGAAAAGTCCGAGATTATGTATCGTAAAGGTGGCGTATTCTATGTTTACCTTACTTATGGTGTCCATAGTATGCTCAACCTGATCAGCGGCCCAGTAGGCTCGCCCGAATCTGTGCTTATAAGAGCTGGGTTTTTGAGTGATAGCAGTGAGCGTTTGGTTGAAGAATCATCGCTTAGCGCTGACCAGCAGTTAACCCATGTTAAGCAGTTTGCAGGACCTGGCAAATTGACCAAGCGCTTACAGATTGATAGCGCGTTATATGGCAAAGCTATCGACCCTGAATCAGAGGTTTGGATAGAGGATGACGGCTGCAAACCTCCTGTGTCAGTGCGTCCGCGTATTGGTATTGATTATGCAGGAGAGGCCAAAGACTGGCTATTACGCTATATCTGGACTGATCATCCCTCACTTTCTAAAAAATAG
- a CDS encoding NGG1p interacting factor NIF3 translates to MYKLTVFIPEEALDQVKSALFAAGAGKIGNYEQCCWQVKGAGQFKPMAGSTPHIGSHDSLETVNEWRVEMVVDESLMIDVIDALKQSHPYETPAYDVIAVLKF, encoded by the coding sequence ATGTATAAGCTAACCGTCTTCATTCCAGAGGAAGCTTTAGATCAGGTCAAGTCAGCACTATTTGCAGCAGGCGCTGGCAAGATTGGTAACTATGAGCAGTGCTGCTGGCAAGTAAAAGGCGCAGGACAATTTAAGCCTATGGCAGGTAGCACCCCGCATATCGGCTCGCATGATAGCTTAGAGACCGTCAATGAATGGCGAGTGGAGATGGTCGTAGATGAGTCATTAATGATAGACGTTATCGATGCCTTAAAACAATCACACCCTTATGAGACGCCAGCATATGACGTGATAGCAGTATTAAAATTTTAA
- a CDS encoding ZIP family metal transporter: MLLKLILFSGFAGVTVFIGGLLANLFDHHVKDSPVKYEIVHTLMSFGAGIILSAIALVLVPKGIETLSVWGVIGSFSLGAILFMLIDKRLAKSGGQQATLLAMMMDFVPESIALGAVFAIEPQMALLLAVFIGLQNLPESFNSFRDLVQSGFSVKKTLVIFFILSFFGIISALIGHFLLRQHPDLTAHLMVFASGGILYLLIQDIIPESKLDNNYMTSLGATLGFLIGIAGEMII, translated from the coding sequence ATGCTACTTAAACTTATTCTCTTTTCAGGGTTTGCAGGAGTAACCGTATTCATTGGCGGATTATTAGCCAATTTATTCGATCATCATGTCAAAGATAGTCCTGTGAAGTATGAGATTGTGCATACCTTAATGTCATTTGGTGCTGGAATAATCCTATCAGCGATCGCTTTAGTGCTGGTTCCAAAAGGCATAGAGACACTTAGCGTTTGGGGGGTAATAGGCTCGTTTTCATTGGGGGCTATATTATTTATGCTCATTGATAAGCGCTTAGCCAAATCAGGAGGTCAGCAAGCTACCCTACTTGCGATGATGATGGATTTCGTTCCTGAGTCTATTGCCTTAGGTGCGGTATTCGCAATCGAGCCACAGATGGCATTATTATTGGCTGTGTTTATAGGCTTACAAAACCTGCCTGAATCCTTTAACTCGTTTCGCGACTTAGTACAAAGCGGCTTCAGTGTCAAAAAGACTTTAGTTATTTTCTTTATACTGAGCTTTTTCGGGATTATCTCAGCGCTTATCGGGCATTTTTTACTCAGACAACACCCCGATTTGACAGCGCATTTGATGGTTTTTGCGAGTGGTGGTATCTTATATCTATTGATTCAAGATATTATTCCTGAAAGTAAGCTAGATAATAACTACATGACATCATTAGGAGCTACGCTGGGCTTTTTAATAGGCATAGCAGGCGAGATGATTATTTAG
- a CDS encoding CsbD family protein, with translation MNEQTLKGDWNQMKGSVKQKWADLTDDDLLHIEGSHDKLVGKVQERYGHAKDDAERQVTEWRTENKY, from the coding sequence ATGAATGAACAGACTCTAAAAGGTGATTGGAACCAGATGAAAGGCTCAGTAAAGCAAAAATGGGCTGATCTTACTGATGATGATTTACTACATATTGAAGGTAGTCATGACAAGCTCGTAGGTAAAGTCCAAGAGCGCTATGGTCATGCAAAAGATGACGCTGAACGTCAAGTCACTGAATGGCGTACTGAAAACAAATACTAA